A single genomic interval of Bos javanicus breed banteng chromosome 8, ARS-OSU_banteng_1.0, whole genome shotgun sequence harbors:
- the ZFAND5 gene encoding AN1-type zinc finger protein 5 isoform X1 → MYKTNVLLSSVSQFGGYLCRKMAQETNQTPGPMLCSTGCGFYGNPRTNGMCSVCYKEHLQRQQNSGRMSPMGTASGSNSPTSDSASVQRADASLNNCEGAAGSTSEKSRNMPVAALPVTQQMTEMSISREDKVTTPKTEVSEPVVTQPSPSVSQPSTSQSEEKAPELPKPKKNRCFMCRKKVGLTGFDCRCGNLFCGLHRYSDKHNCPYDYKAEAAAKIRKENPVVVAEKIQRI, encoded by the exons ATGTATAAGACTAATGTCCTGTTatcttctgtgtctcagtttggAGGCTATTTATG CAGAAAAATGGCTCAGGAGACTAACCAGACCCCAGGGCCTATGCTGTGTAGTACAGGATGTGGCTTTTATGGGAATCCTAGGACAAATGGAATGTGTTCTGTTTGCTACAAAGAACATCTTCAGAGGCAGCAGAATAGTGGCAGAATGAGCCCAATGG GGACGGCTAGTGGTTCCAACAGTCCTACCTCAGATTCTGCATCTGTACAAAGAGCAGACGCTAGTTTAAACAACTGTGAAGGTGCTGCTGGCAGCACATCTGAAAAATCAAG AAATATGCCTGTGGCTGCCTTGCCTGTAACTCAGCAAATGACAGAAATGAGCATTTCAAGAGAAGACAAAGTAACTACGCCGAAAACAGAGGTGTCAGAGCCAG TTGTCACTCAGCCCAGTCCTTCAGTTTCTCAGCCCAGTACTTCTCAAAGTGAAGAAAAAGCTCCTGAGTTGCCCAAACCAAAGAAGAACAGGTGTTTCATGTGCAGAAAGAAAGTTGGCCTTACAG GGTTTGACTGCCGATGTGGAAATTTGTTTTGTGGACTTCACCGTTACTCTGACAAGCACAACTGTCCATATGATTACAAAGCAGAAGCTGCagcaaaaatcagaaaagagaatCCAGTTGTTGTGGCTGAAAAAATTCAGAGAATATAA
- the ZFAND5 gene encoding AN1-type zinc finger protein 5 isoform X2: protein MAQETNQTPGPMLCSTGCGFYGNPRTNGMCSVCYKEHLQRQQNSGRMSPMGTASGSNSPTSDSASVQRADASLNNCEGAAGSTSEKSRNMPVAALPVTQQMTEMSISREDKVTTPKTEVSEPVVTQPSPSVSQPSTSQSEEKAPELPKPKKNRCFMCRKKVGLTGFDCRCGNLFCGLHRYSDKHNCPYDYKAEAAAKIRKENPVVVAEKIQRI from the exons ATGGCTCAGGAGACTAACCAGACCCCAGGGCCTATGCTGTGTAGTACAGGATGTGGCTTTTATGGGAATCCTAGGACAAATGGAATGTGTTCTGTTTGCTACAAAGAACATCTTCAGAGGCAGCAGAATAGTGGCAGAATGAGCCCAATGG GGACGGCTAGTGGTTCCAACAGTCCTACCTCAGATTCTGCATCTGTACAAAGAGCAGACGCTAGTTTAAACAACTGTGAAGGTGCTGCTGGCAGCACATCTGAAAAATCAAG AAATATGCCTGTGGCTGCCTTGCCTGTAACTCAGCAAATGACAGAAATGAGCATTTCAAGAGAAGACAAAGTAACTACGCCGAAAACAGAGGTGTCAGAGCCAG TTGTCACTCAGCCCAGTCCTTCAGTTTCTCAGCCCAGTACTTCTCAAAGTGAAGAAAAAGCTCCTGAGTTGCCCAAACCAAAGAAGAACAGGTGTTTCATGTGCAGAAAGAAAGTTGGCCTTACAG GGTTTGACTGCCGATGTGGAAATTTGTTTTGTGGACTTCACCGTTACTCTGACAAGCACAACTGTCCATATGATTACAAAGCAGAAGCTGCagcaaaaatcagaaaagagaatCCAGTTGTTGTGGCTGAAAAAATTCAGAGAATATAA